One Panulirus ornatus isolate Po-2019 chromosome 20, ASM3632096v1, whole genome shotgun sequence genomic window, ACTTATGCTGGAGTCCACCTACGTTGGAGTCCACTTACGTTGGGACCTACTTACACTGGTACCCACTTGTGCTGGTACAAATTCATGTCGGTATCCACTTACACTGGTACCCATTTATGCCGGTACCCACTCATGCTGGTACCCACTTATGTTGTTACCCACTTATGTTGGTGTCCATTAATGTTGTTGCCAACTTATGTACACTTGATTAACTATTTGTGTCGTCTCGTATTGGCAACTTCATCAACAATTGCCTCTCGTTTCATTTCAATCTCCTGTTGGTTGCAATATTTCCAGATCACACTTTAACATTCTTACCGAACCATCCTTGAAGAGTGAGGATTTGCTTTGATGACTAGAGAACTAATCCTGTTTTAGATTAACATATACACAATAAATGACAACCAAACATTACATGTCATCCCATAACATCCACTCCACATTCGCTGTCGGACTTCCCTCCACTCACCCCAAGTCACTCCCCAACCCATCTCCCTCGAGGCCACCTTTCATTTTCGTCGCGGTTATAAAAAGCATGACGCCACACTCCAGGAGTCAGTTACCCTCCAGCTTCCACTGTGTTACCTCGAGCTTACTCCTCACCTCGTACACACCTGTAACAAGGTAACTATACCATACGAAGTCATGCAGAATTACTCAAGAGTTTTTCCTTCCTTTGTGCTACTTCACCAATACATCACATCTGTCGTCTATCACAGCCACGATGTGACACCTGTCACTCATTGGCTTACAAACTGTGATGCAAATTTCTTTTTATTGCAGGCAAGATGCCCACCAACGCCCTCGCTCCAGCCATGTACCAACTTCAGGAAAGTCTCAGCAGTTTCGACCTCAAGCACTGGATCGCCAACTTGGACTTCAAGACGGTGGGCGtcctggcgctggtggtggtgggcgtcctCTTCCTCTTTAATCTGCTGACGAAGTCTTACGCTCCCTACGGCAGGAGTCTGTTGTACTCCGCCGCCAACGCTTGGGACAACAGAGACCAGCTGGGACTCAATGATGTTGGTCGTGGAAGGTAGGCTTtcaatattcctctctctctctctctctctctctctctctctctctctctctctctctctctctctctctctccttatttagTTTCCTCATTAGTTCGTTTGAGTGTTCATCGAATATAAACGA contains:
- the LOC139755779 gene encoding uncharacterized protein encodes the protein MPTNALAPAMYQLQESLSSFDLKHWIANLDFKTVGVLALVVVGVLFLFNLLTKSYAPYGRSLLYSAANAWDNRDQLGLNDVGRGSRSLEPLMNVLDSLAEAVKKWEESEANTVKNRAL